In Vicingus serpentipes, the DNA window TTAATGAGTTAAGAAAAGGCGAGAAAGTAACCTCACAAAGTCAAGAAGAAACTTACAACTCATTAAATAAATACGCTAAAAACTTAAACGAATTAGCTAAAGAAAATAAATTAGACCCTGTTATTGGTAGAGATGAAGAAATTAGAAGAGTATTACAAATCTTATCTCGAAGAACTAAAAACAATCCTATTTTAATTGGTGAACCTGGTGTAGGTAAAACAGCTATCGCAGAAGGTTTAGCACACCGTATTATTCAGGGTGATGTTCCAGAGAACTTAAAAGACAAGCAAATTTTTTCTTTAGATATGGGTGCTTTAATTGCTGGAGCAAAATTCAAAGGAGAATTTGAAGAACGACTAAAGGCAGTAGTAAAAGAAGTTATTAGTGCTGATGGCAATATTGTGTTATTTATTGATGAAATACACACTTTAGTTGGAGCTGGTGGCGGAGATGGCGCTATGGATGCTGCCAACATTTTAAAACCTGCTTTGGCTCGAGGCGAGTTAAAAGCAATTGGTGCAACAACTCTTAATGAGTATCAAAAATACTTTGAAAAAGATAAAGCATTAGAGCGTCGTTTTCAAAAAGTAATGATTGATGAACCAAATACTGAAGATGCCATTTCGATTTTAAGAGGAATTAAAGAAAAATACGAATCGCACCATAAAGTTCAGATTACAGATTCTGCAATTATAAGCGCTGTTGAACTATCTCAGCGTTACATTTCTGATCGTTTTTTACCAGATAAAGCTATTGATTTAATTGACGAAGCTGCTTCTAAACTAAGAATGGAGATTAACTCTAAACCTGAAGCTTTAGATGAAATAGAACGCAGAATAATGCAACTAGAAATTGAGCGTGAAGCCATTAAACGTGAAAAAGATGAGAAAAAACTAAACTTAATTAAAGAAGAGTTAGCAAACCTAAACGAAGAAAAAGGAAGCTTAACTGCAAAATGGCAAGCCGAAAAAGATGTTATTGATGGAATTCAAAAATCGAAAGATGAAATTGAGGCATTAAAATACGAAGCCGAACAAGCTGAACGAAACAGTGATTTTGGTAAGGTTGCTGAAATTAGATATGGAAAAATTAAAGAAGCCGAAGATAGACTAAACGACTTTAAAGCTCAATTAATTGAAATTCAATCAACTTCTAAAATGATAAAAGAAGAAGTTACCCCTGAAGAAATTGCTGAAGTAATTTCTAAATGGACTGGTATACCGGTAACTAAAATGTTAGAAAGCGATAGAGTAAAATTGCTAAGATTAGAAGACGAATTGCATAAAAGAGTTGTTGGACAAGAAGAAGCCATTACTGCAGTTGCTGATGCAGTTAGAAGAAGTAGAGCTGGATTACAAGATGAAAAACGACCAATTGGTTCATTTATATTTTTAGGTACAACTGGAGTTGGTAAAACGGAGCTAGCTAAAGCATTAAGCGAATATTTGTTTAACGATGATAATGCCATGACTAGAATTGACATGAGTGAATACCAGGAAAAACATTCTGTTTCAAGATTGGTAGGTGCGCCTCCGGGTTATGTTGGTTATGATGAAGGCGGACAATTAACAGAAGCAGTTCGACGTAAACCTTACTCGGTTGTCTTGTTGGATGAAATAGAAAAAGCTCATCCTGATGTGTTTAATATTTTGTTACAAGTGTTAGATGATGGAAGATTAACCGACAACAAAGGTAGAGTAGTCAACTTTAAAAATACAATAATCATAATGACATCTAACATTGGCTCAAGCATTATACAAGAAAGCTTTGAAAACTTAGGTGATGTTGATAGAGAAAGTGTAATTGAAAAAACAAAAATAGAGCTGTTTGGCTTATTACGAAAAACAATTCGACCAGAGTTTTTGAATAGAATTGATGAAACAATAATGTTTACTCCTTTAACAAAGAATGACATTACAGCAATAGTAAAATTACAATTGAACAGTTTAGCCAAATTGTTAACTAAAAACAATATTACACTAAGCTATACAGATGAAGCTGTTGCTCATATTGCTGAAATCGGTTACGACCCACAATTTGGTGCTAGACCAGTAAAAAGAGTTTTACAGAAAACCATTTTAAATGAGCTGTCTAAACAATTATTGGCTGGAAAAGTTCAACCTGAATCGGATATAGTTTTAGACCAGTTTGAAGGACAATTTGTGTTTAGAAATAAAACCGCTGAAAAAGTGTAAATGATTGCTTAAACTAACAAATATCATAGATTTTTAGAAAAATGTAACCGTAATTTATACCAAAATTAAAAACAACAAATTATGAAATTACATATTGATGATAGCAAAACAATTGAGGCAATAAAAAATGAATTTACCAATTCGTTTGAATTTTTAAAGTTGGAGTTTTTTACCAAACCTCACCAAGTTGGAGAACCTTCTGCTAAAGCAGATATGATTGATGAAAATAAAACCTTGGGAGAAATTAGACAAAAACACAATGAAGGCGATTTAATAATAAATGCTGAAATGCTAGTTAGTGAAGTTGAAGGAGCTTTTGAAGAAAAGTTTGGCGTACATGCACAAGTGTTTAGAAAACAAAATAATGTGTGGTTAGAAACTAGCGGAAGCGATGGTTGGACATTAGTAAAGCAAAATGAAACGGGTGAGTTTATGAGCTCACCAGCAGAATAAACACTTAAATTTATGCTATAAAAGCCATACTAAGTGTATGGCTTTTATATTTTTACTACTTTTATTTAAGTACAAATATTTACAAACGACTACAAACGTTAATAAACACAATAGTGTTTATTCGGATGTTGTAAACTATTAAAAGAACCAGAAGTGAATAAATTAAAGTTCTCGAAAGACGAAGGTTCAGAGTTCTATAAAGAACTGAACAGCGAAGTAGAAAAGTACTTCGTTGAAAAAGGAATTGCCAGAAGTGGAAATAAACAAATGATGTTCAAAATCATTT includes these proteins:
- the clpB gene encoding ATP-dependent chaperone ClpB; the protein is MNLNNFTIKSQEAIQQAQQIALGSEHQSIETGHVLKGILEVDENVTPFILKKLGVNISILKQTLDSIIKSYPKVSGGSQYLSQNTNKAIQKATSLIKEFGDEYVSIEHLLLGLLAGSDSVAQLLKDNGVKEKEMKAAINELRKGEKVTSQSQEETYNSLNKYAKNLNELAKENKLDPVIGRDEEIRRVLQILSRRTKNNPILIGEPGVGKTAIAEGLAHRIIQGDVPENLKDKQIFSLDMGALIAGAKFKGEFEERLKAVVKEVISADGNIVLFIDEIHTLVGAGGGDGAMDAANILKPALARGELKAIGATTLNEYQKYFEKDKALERRFQKVMIDEPNTEDAISILRGIKEKYESHHKVQITDSAIISAVELSQRYISDRFLPDKAIDLIDEAASKLRMEINSKPEALDEIERRIMQLEIEREAIKREKDEKKLNLIKEELANLNEEKGSLTAKWQAEKDVIDGIQKSKDEIEALKYEAEQAERNSDFGKVAEIRYGKIKEAEDRLNDFKAQLIEIQSTSKMIKEEVTPEEIAEVISKWTGIPVTKMLESDRVKLLRLEDELHKRVVGQEEAITAVADAVRRSRAGLQDEKRPIGSFIFLGTTGVGKTELAKALSEYLFNDDNAMTRIDMSEYQEKHSVSRLVGAPPGYVGYDEGGQLTEAVRRKPYSVVLLDEIEKAHPDVFNILLQVLDDGRLTDNKGRVVNFKNTIIIMTSNIGSSIIQESFENLGDVDRESVIEKTKIELFGLLRKTIRPEFLNRIDETIMFTPLTKNDITAIVKLQLNSLAKLLTKNNITLSYTDEAVAHIAEIGYDPQFGARPVKRVLQKTILNELSKQLLAGKVQPESDIVLDQFEGQFVFRNKTAEKV